DNA sequence from the Amycolatopsis sp. Hca4 genome:
GCGCGGGTGCACGGCGTCGCCGACGGCGCGTGGCTGCGGCCGGTGCCCGGCGACGAACCGCTGGACCTGGTGCTGCGGTTCCGCGTCGCGCCCGACGGGCGGACCGCCGGCTACACGATCGACAACCACGGCCTGCGCTGCGGCCTCGGCACCCTGCAGCTGACCCCGCAGGACCGGCCGCCGTCGGTGCCGACGGCGGTCCGCGACCGCATCGCCGAGGACTCCCGCTCGCACTTCACGCGGCGGGAGATCTACACCGAGTTCGCCGCGATGGGCATCGACTACGGCCCGCACTTCCGCCGCATCAGCTACGTGCAGCGGCTCGGGCAGGCGTCGCTGGCCCTGCTGACGGGAAACGACGGGATCCGGCTGGAGCCGGTGCCCCTGCTCGACTGTGCGTTCCAGGCCGGGATGGCCATTTCCATCGGCGAGCACCGCGACAGCCTGATGCCGTTCTCGCTGGGACAGCTGGTGGTGCACCGGCCGCCGGCCTTCCCGCTGCCGTCGGCGTTCGTGCTGACCGAGAAGCACTCGCCCTTCCGGACCGGGTGCACGGTCTACGACGACGGCTACGAGCCGCTGCTGTCCGTCTTCGACCTCGGCGTGAAGCCCGCGCGCTGACTTCCGCTCCACCGAAGGAGAACTCCGTGAACCAGCAGTACGAACGCCCCGGCGCCGACGCGGTGCGCCGCGCCGAAGTCGGCGGGCTCGCGTTCGCGCCGCGGTGGTCGACCGGCGCCCTCCCCGCCGCGGCACCCCGTCCCGGGGGCACCCGGGTGTTCCTGGTGCCGCCCGGCCAGGAGGCCCTCCGCCGCGAACTGACCGAAGCGTTCCCGCACGAAGACGTCGTCGCGCTGCGCGACCCGCTGACCGTGCCGCCGGACGGCGCGCACCTGGTCTTCGTCTCCCGCACGTCGTGGTCCGACGGGGTGCGGGACGACGACCTCACCGCCCTGCTGCGCCTCGTTCGGGCACTGGATTCCCGGCCGGCGGTCACACTCGACGTCGTCACCGACAAGGCCGTGCCGAGCCCGCTGTTCCCGGCCGCGGGCCACCCGGTCGACGGCGTGCACGTCGGCCTCGCGCGGACCCTCGCCGCGGAACGGCCGGAGTGGCGGGTCCGCTGCCTGTGCCTGAGCGACCTCTCCGCGTCCACACTGGACCGGGCGCTCGGCCTCGCCCTGCCCGATGCGCCCGGCAAGGCGCTCTGCCTCGACGGCGACCGGATCGCCACCGCCGGGATGGCTCCGGTGCGGCTGGGGGAGTGGCCGTCGCGGCCGGCGTTCCGGACCGGCGGCACCTACGTGATCCTGGGTGGCACCGGCGGTCTCGGGGGAGTGCTCGCCGAGTACCTGGCCGAGCACTACCGGGCCGAGATCGTCCTGCTCGGCCGGCGCGGGCCCGAGCACACCGAGGCCGCCCGGCGGCGGCTCGGCGAGCTGGGCGCCCGCGCGGTGCACCACCACCAGGCCGACCTGGCCGACGGCGCCGCCCTGCGCGCCGCGTTGGACCGGCACGACGTCGTGCACGGCGTCATCCACTCCGCGCTGGTGCTCGACGACGCCACCTTGGCCACCATGAGCGACCGGCGGCTGCTGGACGTGCTGCGGCCGAAGGTGCACGGCACGCACCAGCTCGTGCAGGCGCTGCGCGGGCGGGAGCTCGACTTCTGCCTGTTCTTCTCCTCGCTGCAGTCCTATCTGGCCAATGCGGGGCAGGGGAACTACGCCGCGGCGAGCGTGGCCGCCGACTCCTACGCCGACCTGATCCGCGAGGCGCTGCTCATCGACGCCCGGGTCGTGAACTGGGGCTACTGGGGCTCGGTCGGGATCGTCGCGAAGCCGGAGTACCGCGAACGGATGCGGCGGCTCGGCGTCGGTTCCCTCGAGCCGGCCGAAGGCCTCGCCGTCGTCGAGCGGCTCCTCGCGGGCGAGCACCGGCAGATCACCGTCGTCAAGGCCACCCCGGAGGCGTTGCAGCGCATGGACATCACCCCGCACGAGACCGCAGCAGAGACCTCGGGACCCGCGGCGCTGGTGCCACCGTTCGCCGACGACACGCCGGAGGCGACCCGCAACCGGGCGCTGGCGGAGCGGATCGAGGCCTACGCCCGGTCCGCCCTGCACCGGACCGACCTGCCTTCGGTGGCGATCCCGCGGCACGCGCGGCTGCTGTCCGCGGTCCGGGCCATTCCGGACGCGCCGTCGCCTTCGCGTGCCGAACTCGTGCGCGAGTACCCGGACCTGGCGGGACACCTGACGTTGCTCGACCGCTGCGTCGAGAGCCTGCCCGCCGTGCTGCGCGGCGACCTCGACCCACTGGAGGTGGTGTTCCCCGGCGGCAGTTTCGAGCTGGTCGCCCCGGTCTACCGCAGCAACCCGATCGCCGACCACTTCAACGGCGTCTCCGCCGACGTGGTCGCCGCCTACCAGCGGCAGGTGTCCGGAAGGGAGCTGCGGATCCTGGAGATCGGCGCGGGCACCGGCAGCACCACCCGGTTCGTGCTCGACCGCCTCGACCCGCACGACGTGTCCTACGCCTTCACCGACCTCTCGCACGCGTTCCTCAACCGCGCCCGCGACGCGTTCGCCGAGCACCCGTACCTGCGCTTCGAGATCTGCGACGTCACCGATCCGCCGCCGGCCTACGAGGGCCGGTTCGACGTCGTGGTGGCCACCAACGTCCTGCACGCCACCCCGGACGTGCCGACGACTTTGCGCAACGTGCGCCGGATGCTGCGAGACGGCGGAATCCTCGTGTTGGGCGAGATCACCGCGCGCCAGGACTACGCCACGCTGACCTTCGGCCTGACCGACGGCTGGTGGCTGGGCAACGACGCCTACCGGCTCGAGCACAGCCCGCTGCTGTCCGGGACGCAGTGGCGACGGCTGCTGGCCGAGGCGGGTTTCGGTGACGTGGCGTCCCACGGGGGCGACGAGCAGCAGGTCCTGGTGGCCGCCGCCGGCCCGGCCGCTTCGCCCGCGCACCCGGCTCCGGACGGCGTGGGTTTGACGGAGCGGGTCGAGGGGTTTGTGCGTGGGGTGATTGCGGAGACGATGCGGTTCGAGGTGTCCGAGGTGGAGCGGGATCGGCCGTTTCGGGACATGGGGATCGATTCGTTGATCGCGATGGAGTTGTTGAAGCCGTTGCGTGAGGTGGTGGGTTATCTGCCGGCGACGGTGTTGTTCGAGTTCCCGACGGTGGCGCGGTTGGCGGGGCATCTGGTGTCGGAGCACGGGGAGGTGTTGAGCGAGGCGTTTCCTGGTGAGCCGGAAGAGCCTGCGCGCCCGGGTTCGGACGGCGTGGGTTTGACGGAGCGGGTCGAGGGGTTTGTGCGTGGGGTGATTGCGGAGACGATGCGGTTCGAGGTGTCCGAGGTGGAGCGGGATCGGCCGTTTCGGGACATGGGGATCGATTCGTTGATCGCGATGGAGTTGTTGAAGCCGTTGCGTGAGGTGGTGGGTTATCTGCCGGCGACGGTGTTGTTCGAGTTCCCGACGGTGGCGCGGTTGGCGGGGCATCTGGTGTCGGAGCACGGGGAGGTGTTGAGCGAGGCGTTTCCTGGTGAGCCGGAAGAGCCTGCGCGCCCGGGTTCGGACGGCGTGGGTTTGACGGAGCGGGTCGAGGGGTTTGTGCGTGGGGTGATTGCGGAGACGATGCGGTTCGAGGTGTCCGAGGTGGAGCGGGATCGGCCGTTTCGGGACATGGGGATCGATTCGTTGATCGCGATGGAGTTGTTGAAGCCGTTGCGTGAGGTGGTGGGTTATCTGCCGGCGACGGTGTTGTTCGAGTTCCCCACCGTGGCCCGGCTCGCGGAGCATCTCGTGTCGGAGCACCGTGCCGCCCTGGAAGGGGAATTCGACGGCGGCCCGGCAGCCGAACCCGTTGCGGAAGCGGAAACCAGGGACGAGCTGGCCGTGCGGGACGGCGACGTCGCCGTCATCGGGATGTCCGCGCGCCTGCCCGGTGCGCGGACCGTCGACGAGTTCTGGGCCAACCTCGTCGCCGGGGTCGATGCCACCTCCGAGGTGCCGTCCGGGCGGTGGAAGGTCGACGTCACCGCCGGTCCCGAGCCGCTGAGCTACACCGGTCGCGGTGCCTTCATCGACGACGTCGACGCGTTCGACCACACCTTCTTCACCCTCACCCCGCGCGACGCGGCCGTGATGGACCCCCAGGAACGCCTGGTCCTGGAGCAGACCTACCAGGCGCTGCTCGACGCCGGGTACAGCCGGGCCGGGCTGGCCGGCGGCGACACCGGCGTGTTCGTCGGCGTGATGAACGGCGGCTACGCCTGGCACACACCCGCCGATCCGGCCGAGCCGCCCACGACCTCGCTGTTCTGGTCGATGGCGAACCGCACCTCCTACCACTTCGACTGGCACGGGCCGAGCCTGGCCGTAGACACCGCCTGCTCGGCTTCGCTGACCGCCCTGCACCTCGCCTGCCAGTCGCTGCGCACCGGCGAGTGCCGGCAGGCCGTGGTCAGCGGGGTCAACCTGATCACCCACCCGCGGCAGTTCCGGCTGCTCAGCGGCATGGGCATGCTCTCGCGCGGCGGCACCTGCCGCCCGTTCGGCGAGGGGGCCGACGGATTCGTCGACGGGGAAGGAGTCGTGTGCCTGGTCCTCAAACCGCTGGCCGACGCCCGGCGTGACGGCGACCGCGTGCACGCCGTCATCGCCGGCTCCGCGATCAACGCGGGCGGCCGGGCCAACGGCTACACCGCGCCCAACGTCGACGCCCAGCACGCCCTGATCACCCGCGCGCTGTCCGCCGCCGGCATCCCGCCCGAGGGGGTCGGCTACGTCGAAGCGCACGGCACCGGCACCGAACTCGGGGACCCGATCGAGGTCCGGGCGCTCGGCAAGGCCTACGCCGCGGCCGGTACCGAGCGCATCCGGCTCGGGTCGGTCAAGGCGGGCATCGGTCACCTCGAGTCGGCGGCGGGCCTGGCCGGGGTGCTCAAGGCCGTCCTGCAGATGCGCCACCGCAAGCTCGTGCCTTCGCTGCACGCCGACCGGACCAACCCGCACATCGACTTCCCGGCCACGCCTTTCGTGCTGAACACCCAGCCGGCCGAGTGGCCGGATCCGCTGCCGCTGGTCTCCGCCGTCAGTTCCTTCGGAGCCGGTGGCGCCAACGCCCACGTCGTCCTCCGCGGGGTGCCGGCGCAGGACCCGGCGCCGCCCCGGCCCGAGCGGGACTGCTACGTCATCCCGCTCTCGCACCACAGCAGTGCGGGGCTGCAGTTGCTCATGGACGACCTGCGCGCCTCGCTGCTCGGCCGCCGCGTCGACATGGACGCACTGGCGCACACCCTGTCCTGCCGCCGCGACGCCTTCCGGCACCGGGTGGCCCTCGTCTGCCGCGACCAGGACGACCTGGTCCGGCAGCTCGGCGTCGACCTGCAGCGGCGGGGCGCCCGGACGCCGTCCGGACCGGCCGGGGTGCTCACCGCGGACACCGCGCCGGCGGTGGCCGCCTTCTTCGAATCCGGCGGCGATCCCGGCTGGGACGGCTTCTACCCGCCTCGTCCGCCGGTTTCCCTGCCGGGCTACCCGTTCCTGCGCCACCGGCACTGGGTCGCCTCCGTCGAGTCGGACCTGGGCGGTCTCGGCGAGCTGGTGGCCGCGCACCGGATCGGCGGCGAGGCGGTCGCGCCCGCCGCGTGGTCACTGTCGGTGCTGTCTCGGCACGCCGGCGGCAAGACACTCGGGCACGTGCTGTGGCAGCGGCCGGTCACCGACCCCGGTGCCGTCGAGGTCGTCACCCGCGGCCGCGAACTGTCCCTTGTGGACAACAAGGGCGGCGATCCGTTCTGCACCGCCGAAGTGGTCGACCCCGGCGACGCCCGCCCGTTCGCCACGGCACCGGCGGAGGGAGGCCGCCGGCTGGACGGCGAAGAGGTCTACGCCCGGTTCCGCGAGCTGGGCTACGACTACGGACCGGCCCTGCGCGGGGTGCGGTGGGCCGAAGTCGCCCCCGGCGCGGTCCGTGCGTTCCTGCACGTGGATCGGGACTGGGGGTTCGAGCTGTCGCCGGCCCTGCTGGACGCGGGCATGCAGCTGTCGATCCTGCTTTCGGCGAGCGACGACCCGGCCGCCCCGGTGTTCGTCCCGTACCACCTGGGGCGGCTGAAGGTCGTGCGCGCCCCGCGCGACGAGGCCGTGTTCTGCGAATGCACCGAACGCGCCGGCGGCTCCGCCCGCACCCGCACCTTCGACTTCCGGTTCACCGACGTCGACGGCAATCCTCTGGTGCTGCTGGAGGAAGCGGTGTCCGTCGCGGCAGGCGGGGCGCCCGCGCCCCGGCGGGCCCCGTCCGCGTTCGAAGTCTTCGAGCTGAGCTGAGGGAGGAGGTGCGAGGTGCCCGGTGACGTCCTGATGTTCCCCGGCCAGGGTGCGCAGTACCCCGGGATGGGGGACGAGCTGTTCGACCGCTACCCGCAGCTGTGCGCGCAGGCCGACGCGGCCGTCGGCTACTCGCTGACGGAGCTGTGCCGGTCCGACCCCGACGGGCGGTTGCAGCAGACCGCGCACACGCAGCCCGCGATCTACCTGGTGAGCTGCCTGGCCTACCTGGCGCACGCCGAGCGGGCCGGCGGGGCGGTGACCGGACCGCTCGTCGGCCACAGCGTGGGCTTGTACGCCGCGCTGTTCGCCGCCGAGGTGCTCGATCTGATCGGCGGGCTGGAGATCGTCGCCCGGCGCGGCGAGCTGATGCAGGCGGTCGAGGGCGGCGGGATGCTCGCCGTGCTCGGCGCCGGTGCCACCCGGGTGGACCGGGACCTCGCGCGCTGGGAGTTCTTCGACGTGGAAGTGGCCAACTACAACAGCCCCGGCCAGGTCGTGCTCAGCGGTCCGGCCGAGCGCCTCGCCGAGCTGACCCCGGTGCTGGAAGGGGCCGGGCACCGCTGTGTGCCGCTGGCGGTCAGCGGGGCGTTCCACTCCCGGCACATGGAACCGTGCCGGCGTGAATTCGCCCGGTTCCTGCTCGGACGCGAGTTCGGGGAGCCGGTGCGGCCGGTGGTCTCCAGCACCACCGGACAGGTGGTCGTGGCCGCCCGCCTGCTCGAGGAAATGGTCTTCCAGCTGGTGAAACCGGTGCGCTGGTGGCAGACCGTGGAACACCTGGCCCGCACCGGGGCCACGACCTTCCACGAGGTCGGGCCCGGCACGGTGCTGACCGACCTGACCCGGAAGATCCTCGGCGGCGCGCCGCCCCGGACAGAGCAGCTGGAGATGACGGCATGACGGCAGGACGCAGCCGGGTGGCGGTCGTGGGTGGCGGCGGAGCGGGGTCCGTGGCGGCCTGGCTGCTTTCCCGCACCCACGAGGTGGTGCTGTTCGAAGCCGACGAACGGCTCGGTGGGCACGCCTACAGCCATCCCGTCGAGACCGGTGCCGGCGAAGTGCGGGTCGACATGGGAGTCGAGCACTTCACGGAGAAACTGGCACCCAACCTGCACCGGCTGCTGACCGGGTTCGGGATCGGCACCTACGTCGCCCCGTCGTCGATCCGGGTCGCGTTCCCCGGGCCCGGCCGGACCTGGAGCAACCAGGACCGCAGCGGGGCGCTCCGGGCCGAGCTGATCGACGAGTTCGACCGCTTCCACCTGGCCATGAACCAGGTCGCGGCATCGGCCGACGAGCGGCTGCGCGGGCTGAGCATCGGCGAGTACCTCGACGAAAACGGCTACTCGCGCGCCTTCAAGCACCAGGCCGTCGACCCGATCATGAGCGTCTACTCGGGCTGCCACGCGCCTTCACTGGACTACTCGCTGATGTACGTCGCGCTGTCGTTCAGCATGAACCTGCTGTCCTTCTTCGCGCCCGGCTACTGGCGCAAAGCCGACGGCGGCATCCACCGCTACCTGGACGTCATCGCCGCGCAGCTGGGCGACCGGGTCCGCCTGGCCACCCCGGTCGAAGCGATCGTGCCGTCGCCCGGCGGCGGGGTGCTGCTGTCCGCCTGCGGCGAGGAACACCACTTCGACGCCGTCGTCGTCGCCACCCACGCCGACATCGCGCACAAGATGCTGCGCGACGCGGGCCCGCGGTACGGGGAACTGCTCGGCGGATTCGCCTACGTGCCGGTGGAAAGCGTGCTGCACCAGGACACGAGCTGGCTCGGCGACGACGGTTCCGACGTGTACTGCCGGTTCCGCATGGGGCCGGGGTTCGACCTCGCGCGCGCCGAAGAGGCCACCGGGAGCCTCACCCGCGACTGCTCCGTCCTGCACGCCCTCCGCGACGTCGAGGAGCCGGTGCTGATCACCTTCGACCCCCAGGAACCGGTCGAGGAAACGAAGGTGCTCGCCCGCCGGCGGTGGAAACTGCCGCAGCTGCGCCCGGCCGACGTCCGCCACAAGCGGCGGCTGGCCGGGCTGCAGGGTCGTGACGGCATCTGGTTCTGCGGCACGGACACGAGCGTCACCGGCCACGAAGGCGCGATCGTCTCCGGGATGGTGGTCGCCGCCCGGCTCGGCGTGCCGCACCCGTTCGCCGACGACCCGGGCGCCGCCGCCCAGTTCAAGGTCGTCGAGGAGTTCATGGGCGTCTGAACCCGCCCGCCCACCTGCCCGTACGGAGGGGAAGCACCCCATGCACGTTCTCCGACCCCGGCGCCGTCCGCTGCCGGCCACCGGCGACCGCCCGGCGAGCCCGGTGCTGCTGCTCACCGACCGCGACGACTTCGCCGCGGCCGCGTCCGCCGCGGGCGTCGAACACCGGCGCACCGGCCCGCGCGAGGCGGTCCGCGCGGCCGACCTCGACGAAAACGGCGTGCTCGTCGTCGCCTGGCGCGGCGACGCGGCACCGGCGTACGAGGCGGTGGCGGCCTTCGCCCGTGGCTGTGCGGATCTGCTGCGGGTCGCGGCGGGCCGGGCCCGGCACCTCGTGGTGCTCTCGGCCGAGGACGACGCGCTGGCCCCGGTCCTCGACGGCATGGCCGGGTCAGTGGCGCGCGAGGAACCCTTGCGCCACACGTCGGTCCGGGTGACCGGCGCGGTCACAGGCGAGCGGCTGGCGAGGTGGATCGCCGCCGCGGCGGCCAACCCGGGCGCGCGGCTGGTGGCCGGGGAGGACGAGCCGGAGTGCCTCCGGCACGAGCCCGCCGAGCTGCCGCCCGCCCGGCCCGCCGAGGTGCTCCGCCCCGGCGACGCGGTGGTCCTCGTCGGCGGCGCGGGCGGCGTGGGACGGCCGTTGTGCCGGTACCTGACCGAACGCTGCGGGGCCCGGGTGGTCGTGCTCGGCCGCGGCAGGCCGGGCCCCGAGCGGGCCCGGGCGCTGCGGGAGGCGGGTGCGGTGGCCTACCTCAGCGTCGCCGCCGACGACCCGGCCGCCCTGGACGAGGCGTTCCGCTACGTCCACGAGCGGTTCGGTCCGGTCGAGCTCGCCGTCAAC
Encoded proteins:
- a CDS encoding ACP S-malonyltransferase: MPGDVLMFPGQGAQYPGMGDELFDRYPQLCAQADAAVGYSLTELCRSDPDGRLQQTAHTQPAIYLVSCLAYLAHAERAGGAVTGPLVGHSVGLYAALFAAEVLDLIGGLEIVARRGELMQAVEGGGMLAVLGAGATRVDRDLARWEFFDVEVANYNSPGQVVLSGPAERLAELTPVLEGAGHRCVPLAVSGAFHSRHMEPCRREFARFLLGREFGEPVRPVVSSTTGQVVVAARLLEEMVFQLVKPVRWWQTVEHLARTGATTFHEVGPGTVLTDLTRKILGGAPPRTEQLEMTA
- a CDS encoding FAD-dependent oxidoreductase; amino-acid sequence: MTAGRSRVAVVGGGGAGSVAAWLLSRTHEVVLFEADERLGGHAYSHPVETGAGEVRVDMGVEHFTEKLAPNLHRLLTGFGIGTYVAPSSIRVAFPGPGRTWSNQDRSGALRAELIDEFDRFHLAMNQVAASADERLRGLSIGEYLDENGYSRAFKHQAVDPIMSVYSGCHAPSLDYSLMYVALSFSMNLLSFFAPGYWRKADGGIHRYLDVIAAQLGDRVRLATPVEAIVPSPGGGVLLSACGEEHHFDAVVVATHADIAHKMLRDAGPRYGELLGGFAYVPVESVLHQDTSWLGDDGSDVYCRFRMGPGFDLARAEEATGSLTRDCSVLHALRDVEEPVLITFDPQEPVEETKVLARRRWKLPQLRPADVRHKRRLAGLQGRDGIWFCGTDTSVTGHEGAIVSGMVVAARLGVPHPFADDPGAAAQFKVVEEFMGV
- a CDS encoding polyketide synthase dehydratase domain-containing protein, which produces MGALDSGPEAAGLRAVPGEPGAVRAVLDPDHTWFREHVVRGRRILPGVVWLELAFRGLDLVHPGARVHGVADGAWLRPVPGDEPLDLVLRFRVAPDGRTAGYTIDNHGLRCGLGTLQLTPQDRPPSVPTAVRDRIAEDSRSHFTRREIYTEFAAMGIDYGPHFRRISYVQRLGQASLALLTGNDGIRLEPVPLLDCAFQAGMAISIGEHRDSLMPFSLGQLVVHRPPAFPLPSAFVLTEKHSPFRTGCTVYDDGYEPLLSVFDLGVKPAR
- a CDS encoding beta-ketoacyl synthase N-terminal-like domain-containing protein, yielding MNQQYERPGADAVRRAEVGGLAFAPRWSTGALPAAAPRPGGTRVFLVPPGQEALRRELTEAFPHEDVVALRDPLTVPPDGAHLVFVSRTSWSDGVRDDDLTALLRLVRALDSRPAVTLDVVTDKAVPSPLFPAAGHPVDGVHVGLARTLAAERPEWRVRCLCLSDLSASTLDRALGLALPDAPGKALCLDGDRIATAGMAPVRLGEWPSRPAFRTGGTYVILGGTGGLGGVLAEYLAEHYRAEIVLLGRRGPEHTEAARRRLGELGARAVHHHQADLADGAALRAALDRHDVVHGVIHSALVLDDATLATMSDRRLLDVLRPKVHGTHQLVQALRGRELDFCLFFSSLQSYLANAGQGNYAAASVAADSYADLIREALLIDARVVNWGYWGSVGIVAKPEYRERMRRLGVGSLEPAEGLAVVERLLAGEHRQITVVKATPEALQRMDITPHETAAETSGPAALVPPFADDTPEATRNRALAERIEAYARSALHRTDLPSVAIPRHARLLSAVRAIPDAPSPSRAELVREYPDLAGHLTLLDRCVESLPAVLRGDLDPLEVVFPGGSFELVAPVYRSNPIADHFNGVSADVVAAYQRQVSGRELRILEIGAGTGSTTRFVLDRLDPHDVSYAFTDLSHAFLNRARDAFAEHPYLRFEICDVTDPPPAYEGRFDVVVATNVLHATPDVPTTLRNVRRMLRDGGILVLGEITARQDYATLTFGLTDGWWLGNDAYRLEHSPLLSGTQWRRLLAEAGFGDVASHGGDEQQVLVAAAGPAASPAHPAPDGVGLTERVEGFVRGVIAETMRFEVSEVERDRPFRDMGIDSLIAMELLKPLREVVGYLPATVLFEFPTVARLAGHLVSEHGEVLSEAFPGEPEEPARPGSDGVGLTERVEGFVRGVIAETMRFEVSEVERDRPFRDMGIDSLIAMELLKPLREVVGYLPATVLFEFPTVARLAGHLVSEHGEVLSEAFPGEPEEPARPGSDGVGLTERVEGFVRGVIAETMRFEVSEVERDRPFRDMGIDSLIAMELLKPLREVVGYLPATVLFEFPTVARLAEHLVSEHRAALEGEFDGGPAAEPVAEAETRDELAVRDGDVAVIGMSARLPGARTVDEFWANLVAGVDATSEVPSGRWKVDVTAGPEPLSYTGRGAFIDDVDAFDHTFFTLTPRDAAVMDPQERLVLEQTYQALLDAGYSRAGLAGGDTGVFVGVMNGGYAWHTPADPAEPPTTSLFWSMANRTSYHFDWHGPSLAVDTACSASLTALHLACQSLRTGECRQAVVSGVNLITHPRQFRLLSGMGMLSRGGTCRPFGEGADGFVDGEGVVCLVLKPLADARRDGDRVHAVIAGSAINAGGRANGYTAPNVDAQHALITRALSAAGIPPEGVGYVEAHGTGTELGDPIEVRALGKAYAAAGTERIRLGSVKAGIGHLESAAGLAGVLKAVLQMRHRKLVPSLHADRTNPHIDFPATPFVLNTQPAEWPDPLPLVSAVSSFGAGGANAHVVLRGVPAQDPAPPRPERDCYVIPLSHHSSAGLQLLMDDLRASLLGRRVDMDALAHTLSCRRDAFRHRVALVCRDQDDLVRQLGVDLQRRGARTPSGPAGVLTADTAPAVAAFFESGGDPGWDGFYPPRPPVSLPGYPFLRHRHWVASVESDLGGLGELVAAHRIGGEAVAPAAWSLSVLSRHAGGKTLGHVLWQRPVTDPGAVEVVTRGRELSLVDNKGGDPFCTAEVVDPGDARPFATAPAEGGRRLDGEEVYARFRELGYDYGPALRGVRWAEVAPGAVRAFLHVDRDWGFELSPALLDAGMQLSILLSASDDPAAPVFVPYHLGRLKVVRAPRDEAVFCECTERAGGSARTRTFDFRFTDVDGNPLVLLEEAVSVAAGGAPAPRRAPSAFEVFELS